The following coding sequences are from one Aethina tumida isolate Nest 87 chromosome 2, icAetTumi1.1, whole genome shotgun sequence window:
- the LOC109595517 gene encoding synaptonemal complex protein 2-like: MAKEKDFQKLFSLEEAKDHFQEIITEQCDTSLALEELQDGFYQFLLQSSLNRENLYIIERGLELIVVTLREKNLLQTYLEHYLDINVNEFMYLNINYWSKITLLKFTNDLIKCNRNCMEYLNSYTKYILVDSLSTACTYELQTSILTMLFEIYEEEFLKKEINDFFPISKELRDAFMEIRLHDFHSSSRKFLNLLNAQLKKIFSIRSLEFKLDNKVLILPNNWIDINQDTRELSFYCGKTLVSHEEENVLHAVYIDLSQTEIDVYKISDTLKIQLKGAAYCSNSYLMRVINEAEILQIKFEFSDEYSLLRNEILPMVYARSKKIFRGLQYGSLDIHVTKGHMNTDFLINDKEIPTAKNSGSHTVASEVIVISEFSSHVSNYSFKGQYSGASSSIVSVKSTFTDEYSECL; the protein is encoded by the exons ATGGCCAAG GAGAAAGATTTTCAAAAGCTATTTTCCCTGGAGGAAGCCAAAGATCATTTTCAGGAAATTATTACTGAGCAGTGTGACACTTCTCTGGCACTGGAAGAACTGCAGGATGGTTTCTATCAGTTTTTACTCCAAAGTTCCTTAAACAGAGAAAATCTATACATTATAGAAAGAGGTTTAGAACTGATTGTT gTCACACTGAGGGAAAAGAATTTGCTCCAGACTTACTTAGAACATTATTTAGATATCAATGTTAatgaatttatgtatttgaacataaattattggtcaaaaataacattgttAAAGTTCACTAATGAccttattaaatgtaatagaaACTGTATGGAATATTTGAATTCATACACAAA atatatTCTGGTTGACAGCCTATCAACTGCATGCACTTACGAGTTGCAAACAAGTATATTGACTatgttgtttgaaatttatgaagaagaatttttgaaaaaggaAATCAACGATTTCTTTCCAATATCTAAGGAACTAAGAGACGCATTTATGGAAATTAGACTACATGATTTTCATTCCAGCtccagaaaatttttaaacttgttgAACGCTcaactaaagaaaatattttctattcgcTCTCTTGAATTTAAACTAGACAATAAAGTTTTGATTTTACCG AATAATTGGATTGATATTAATCAGGACACCAGAGAATTGTCGTTTTATTGCGGAAAAACTTTGGTTTCACATGAAGAAGAAAATGTTTTGCATGCGGTTTATATAGACCTAAGCCAAACTGAAATTGATGTTTACaa AATTTCTGATActctcaaaattcaattgAAGGGTGCTGCCTACTGCTCAAATTCATATTTGATGCGTGTAATAAATGAAGCGGAAATATTGCAAATCAAGTTCGAGTTTTCCGATGAATACAGTTTATtacgaaatgaaattttaccaATGGTTTACGcaagaagtaaaaaaatatttagag gtTTGCAATATGGATCTTTGGATATCCATGTAACTAAAGGTCATATGAATACTGATTTTCTGATTAATGAT aaagaaatTCCAACTGCGAAAAATTCTGGTTCACATACGGTTGCTTCAGAAGTAATAGTGATTTCAGAGTTTTCAAGTCATGTGTCCAATTATTCCTTTAAAGGGCAGTATAGTGGTGCGAGTAGTTCTATAGTTAGTGTGAAAAGTACTTTCACAGATG AATATTCGGAGTGTCTCTAA